The genomic stretch ACAGGCTGACCCCGTGGTTCGCCACGCGGCCCGATCTCGCCGATGCGCCGCTGCAGCCGATGCATCCGCTGGAGCTGACGTCACGCGACGGCAAGACGCTGGTGTCATACCTCACCCTGCCGCCGGGCAGCGATGCCGATGGCGACGGGCGGCCGGACGAGGCGGTGCCGATGCTGCTGTGGGTCCATGGCGGCCCGTGGGCGCGCGACGGCTATGGTTACAACACGATCCACCAGTGGATGGCCAACCGCGGCTATGCCGTGCTCAGCGTGAATTACCGCGGCTCAACCGGCTTCGGGAAGGAGTTCACCAATGCTGCGGTCGGCGAATTTGCCGGCAAGATGCATGACGATTTGATCGATGCGGTCGACTGGGCCGTGGGCGAGGGTATCGCGCAGGAAGACAAGGTCGCCATCGGCGGCGGGAGCTACGGGGGCTACGCCACGCTGATCGGCGTCACCTTCACGCCGGACAAGTTCGCCTGCGGTGTCGATATCGTCGGCCCGTCCAGCCTCGTCACCCTGATCGAGAGCTTCCCCGAATACTGGAAGCCGTTCCTCGCCGGCACATGGTATCGCTATGTCGGCGATCCGAGCGATCCGCAGGCGCGCGAGGACCTGCTGGCCCGCTCCGCCATCAGCCGGATCGACGATATCAAGGTGCCCTTGCTGGTCGGTCAGGGCGGTAACGACCCGCGCGTGACTAAGCCCGAAGCCGACAACCTCGTCGCGGCGATGCAGGCGAAGAACCTGCCGGTGACCTACATCAACTATCCCGACGAAGGGCATGGCTTCCAGAAGCCCGAGAACCGCCAGAGCTTCTTCGCCGCGATGGAAGGCTTCCTCGGCACCTGCCTCGGCGGGCGCGTGCAGCCGATCGGCGATAGCTTCGAAGGCAGCTCGGCGGAAATCCTCGCGGGCGCCGAATATGTCGAAGGGCTGGGGGATATCTCCACCGGCGAATGATTTCGCGCGGCTAGGCATTGCATTGAGTGGCGCGGTTCCGTTAGCGGGATCGCGCCATTCGTTTTTGCAGGAGCAGGCGCATGAAACTCGGCCGTCTCAACCACATCGGCGTCGCCACGCCATCGATCGAGGAATCGATCGCCTATTACCGCGACGTGATGGGCGCGACGAAAATCCGGGAGCCCTTCGACCTGGAAGAGCAGGGCGTGAAGGTCTGCTTCGTCGATACGCCCGGCGATCCGACCGAGAGCGGCCCCAGCTTCGGCACGCAGATCGAGCTGATCGAGCCGCTGTCCGATGCCTCACCCATCGCCGGTTTCCTCGCCAAGAACCCCGCGGGCGGGCAGCACCACCTGTGCTACGAAGTCGAGGATATCGAGGAAGCGCGTAGCTGGTTCGAGGAGAAGGGCAAGCGCATCCTCGGCCCAACGCGCATCGGCGCGCATGGCACGCCGATCTTCTTCCTCCACCCGAAGGACATGATGGGCCAGCTGACCGAGATTA from Qipengyuania profundimaris encodes the following:
- the mce gene encoding methylmalonyl-CoA epimerase, which produces MKLGRLNHIGVATPSIEESIAYYRDVMGATKIREPFDLEEQGVKVCFVDTPGDPTESGPSFGTQIELIEPLSDASPIAGFLAKNPAGGQHHLCYEVEDIEEARSWFEEKGKRILGPTRIGAHGTPIFFLHPKDMMGQLTEIMETPKETTHWSN